The proteins below come from a single Cylindrospermopsis raciborskii Cr2010 genomic window:
- a CDS encoding glycerophosphoryl diester phosphodiesterase membrane domain-containing protein — translation MAENRGFYTTGQVLTVGNAVSASVRLYRSHFKDYFLLSLKAWLWIFVPVYGWAKFCALSALISRLGFGDLVNQPESVHSGERFVNSRLWQFLGTLILMFFIYVGIFVSFSILGFLLVLIPTAILGGLDIQNPTNIGTWWVLIFLLVLLLAIVAIVGSIWLEIRFSLVTLPLAIEENMDATSTIGRSWELTKGHVWRIFLILFVASLITLPMQILLQIISFIVQGILEFTSDNNPLLNSLLLLFFIAIFIGGSALILPFWQSLRAVIYYDLRSRREGLGLKLREREI, via the coding sequence TTACACCACCGGACAGGTTTTAACAGTGGGAAATGCAGTTAGCGCATCAGTTCGCTTATATCGTTCCCATTTTAAAGACTACTTTTTGCTGTCTTTAAAAGCTTGGCTATGGATATTTGTACCAGTCTACGGTTGGGCTAAATTTTGTGCTTTATCAGCTCTGATTAGTCGTTTAGGTTTTGGTGATTTGGTTAATCAACCAGAAAGTGTTCACTCGGGTGAACGATTTGTTAATTCCCGATTGTGGCAGTTTTTAGGCACATTGATTTTAATGTTTTTCATCTACGTTGGGATTTTTGTTAGTTTTTCTATTCTAGGATTTTTGTTGGTGCTTATTCCTACGGCAATTTTGGGTGGGTTAGACATTCAGAATCCCACTAATATAGGTACTTGGTGGGTTCTGATATTTCTCCTAGTTCTTCTGTTGGCTATTGTCGCTATTGTAGGATCTATCTGGTTAGAAATTCGGTTTTCTCTGGTAACTCTCCCTCTAGCAATTGAGGAAAATATGGATGCTACCTCTACTATTGGTCGCAGCTGGGAGTTAACCAAAGGTCATGTATGGAGAATATTTCTCATCCTTTTTGTAGCATCTTTAATCACTTTACCAATGCAAATTTTATTACAAATTATTTCCTTTATTGTTCAGGGAATATTGGAATTCACATCTGACAATAATCCCCTCCTTAATAGTTTACTGCTTCTCTTCTTTATTGCTATATTTATAGGCGGTAGTGCCCTAATTTTACCTTTTTGGCAATCTCTCAGAGCTGTAATTTATTATGACTTACGCAGTCGTCGCGAAGGATTGGGTTTAAAGTTACGAGAACGGGAAATTTAA